One stretch of Dissulfurimicrobium hydrothermale DNA includes these proteins:
- a CDS encoding glycoside hydrolase family 57 protein, whose protein sequence is MKLYCALVWHMHQPLYLDPVSGRFAMPWVRLHSVKAYNDMLSCLKGRREARVTFNFVPSLLYQIGLYLEGKTDEFLEISRKKTSELSNPEKEFILTHFFSCHWPTMVEPYQRYVQLLALRGRDFVPSDASWTRNRFSEQDLLDLQVWFNLTWMGFAARKDPFINGLFQKGRLFTEEEKARLLDAQLDIMKELIQSYAERWTDDQIEITTSPFYHPILPLLMDTDYAKRCAPGVRLPRRFSYPQDATAQLKRGKDFCQKIFKKAPSGLWPSEGSVAPELIPAASEAGFSWLATDEAILYKSIDSPGPDALFQPYKAQIGDSSMDIIFRHHELSDLIGFVYKENDPEIAAVDFITRLNEIRRRLSATTDRPPFVAVILDGENPWEYYMDGGEGFLSALYDGIICNPDLELVTVSDYLKRYPPNKTLTRLHTGSWINGDFGIWIGGEEENRAWEVLGEARTAVEDAIKTGILGENEISNAMESIFAAEGSDWFWWYGDKFSTSYAYEFDSLFRLHLQGAYRALRRAAPADLSIPLRRPKAILPAATPVAFITPIIDGRISFYWEWNGAGSVSLAEQGGSMHRSASNLNRIFYGFNINSLFLRLDPAKKNFLEWPAGLGISLSITTAKDRVAIEAYPAQVGMDKLGTTTWRCQIKKNDLEIPLHESGIRFAIEEIAEFEIPFVFLNLIAGEELSLNIKTIQDGLVQDTWTRAGYLSIKMPDKDFERRLWLV, encoded by the coding sequence ATGAAGCTCTACTGCGCCCTTGTCTGGCATATGCATCAACCGCTTTATCTTGACCCTGTAAGCGGCCGTTTTGCAATGCCGTGGGTACGTCTCCATTCTGTCAAGGCATACAACGATATGCTTTCGTGCCTGAAAGGGAGACGTGAGGCAAGGGTTACATTCAATTTCGTCCCATCACTTCTCTATCAGATCGGGCTTTACCTCGAAGGCAAAACTGACGAGTTTCTGGAGATCAGCCGCAAGAAGACCTCGGAGCTCTCTAACCCGGAAAAGGAATTCATACTTACCCATTTCTTCAGCTGCCACTGGCCTACTATGGTTGAACCATACCAACGCTATGTGCAGCTACTGGCCTTAAGAGGCAGGGACTTCGTCCCTTCAGATGCCTCGTGGACCAGAAACCGTTTTTCAGAGCAGGATCTGCTGGATCTCCAGGTCTGGTTCAATCTCACATGGATGGGTTTTGCGGCAAGAAAAGACCCTTTTATAAACGGTCTTTTCCAGAAAGGACGGCTCTTTACCGAAGAGGAAAAGGCACGGCTCCTGGATGCCCAGCTTGATATAATGAAGGAACTTATCCAATCCTACGCCGAAAGATGGACCGACGATCAGATCGAGATAACAACAAGCCCGTTTTATCACCCAATATTGCCTCTCCTCATGGACACCGATTACGCAAAAAGATGTGCGCCTGGCGTCAGACTCCCACGCCGCTTTTCATATCCACAGGACGCCACTGCCCAGCTTAAAAGAGGTAAAGATTTCTGTCAAAAAATATTCAAAAAGGCCCCAAGCGGCCTCTGGCCTTCCGAAGGTTCAGTGGCCCCTGAGCTTATCCCTGCCGCCAGCGAGGCCGGTTTTTCATGGTTGGCCACAGACGAGGCGATTCTCTACAAATCCATCGACAGCCCTGGTCCCGATGCGCTCTTCCAGCCTTACAAGGCGCAGATAGGTGATAGCTCTATGGATATAATCTTCAGACACCATGAGCTCTCCGACCTTATAGGCTTTGTGTATAAAGAAAACGACCCTGAAATAGCCGCGGTCGACTTTATTACAAGACTGAACGAGATAAGACGGAGGCTCTCTGCAACAACGGATCGTCCGCCTTTCGTGGCCGTCATCCTTGACGGTGAAAACCCATGGGAATACTATATGGACGGCGGTGAGGGTTTTCTCAGCGCACTCTATGACGGCATTATCTGCAACCCCGATCTTGAGCTCGTAACGGTAAGCGATTATCTCAAACGATATCCGCCAAACAAAACCCTGACACGCCTCCATACTGGCTCTTGGATAAACGGTGACTTTGGTATATGGATAGGGGGGGAGGAGGAAAACAGGGCGTGGGAGGTCCTTGGAGAGGCAAGGACTGCCGTGGAGGATGCAATCAAGACCGGCATCCTTGGTGAAAATGAGATATCCAATGCAATGGAATCCATATTCGCGGCAGAGGGAAGCGACTGGTTCTGGTGGTACGGCGACAAATTTTCAACCAGCTATGCCTATGAATTTGACAGCCTCTTCAGGCTTCATCTACAAGGGGCCTATAGGGCGCTTCGGCGCGCCGCCCCTGCTGATCTCTCGATCCCGCTGAGGCGGCCTAAGGCCATCCTGCCAGCCGCAACACCGGTTGCGTTCATAACACCCATAATAGATGGCAGGATAAGTTTTTATTGGGAATGGAATGGGGCTGGTTCAGTCTCGCTTGCCGAACAGGGCGGCTCGATGCACAGGAGCGCCTCAAATCTAAACAGGATATTTTACGGATTCAACATAAATTCGCTCTTTCTGCGACTCGACCCTGCCAAAAAAAACTTCTTGGAATGGCCTGCTGGTCTCGGCATAAGCCTATCAATTACTACAGCCAAAGACAGGGTCGCCATAGAGGCATATCCAGCCCAGGTCGGGATGGATAAGCTCGGGACAACGACATGGCGGTGCCAAATCAAGAAGAACGACCTTGAGATCCCGCTTCACGAATCAGGGATCAGGTTCGCCATAGAAGAAATAGCCGAATTCGAGATACCATTTGTCTTCCTAAACCTT
- the jag gene encoding RNA-binding cell elongation regulator Jag/EloR: protein MSTAIVSAVSAASMEFEGKTVEQATELACKHFSLPADELDIEILSKGSSGIFGLGGRKAKIRVTPKRQAVKAHNALKSPDEPLVESSPSNAPSNAEPTSDLAYLNAVREMTEGLLKKMGLECNVELKNEKTGPKIEISGQDTAIVIGREGKTLEAIKYLVNRAAAKRLGGRDGAISAIPIDADGFRSSREEYLVKLARSKAEQAKKTGRTVVLPPMNPAERRFIHLTLKDTDGVRTTSTGSGNMRRVIIIPTNRTPRGPSKGLNQQHGRISARQHKKESE from the coding sequence ATGTCAACCGCTATTGTTTCAGCAGTATCAGCAGCATCAATGGAATTTGAAGGTAAGACCGTCGAACAGGCCACTGAATTAGCCTGTAAACACTTTTCATTGCCTGCGGACGAACTCGATATAGAGATACTCTCTAAAGGCTCTTCCGGTATATTCGGCCTAGGGGGCAGAAAGGCAAAAATAAGGGTCACACCTAAACGCCAGGCCGTGAAGGCACATAATGCATTAAAATCACCTGACGAACCTCTAGTTGAGTCTTCACCTTCAAATGCCCCAAGCAATGCCGAACCAACTTCAGATCTCGCTTATCTCAATGCAGTCAGAGAGATGACCGAAGGACTTTTAAAAAAAATGGGGCTTGAATGTAACGTCGAGCTGAAAAATGAAAAGACCGGCCCGAAGATAGAGATATCCGGCCAGGATACGGCGATAGTAATAGGCCGCGAAGGAAAGACCCTCGAGGCCATCAAATATCTGGTCAACAGGGCCGCAGCAAAACGACTTGGGGGCCGAGATGGCGCCATCTCGGCCATTCCAATCGATGCAGACGGCTTTCGCTCCAGTAGGGAGGAATACCTCGTCAAGCTCGCCCGTTCCAAGGCGGAACAGGCCAAAAAGACAGGCCGGACAGTTGTCCTTCCCCCCATGAACCCGGCTGAAAGACGGTTTATACACCTCACGTTGAAAGACACTGATGGTGTACGCACCACCAGTACAGGGAGTGGTAATATGCGCAGGGTGATAATCATACCGACAAACCGTACCCCCCGCGGTCCCAGTAAAGGCCTAAATCAACAGCACGGCCGGATAAGCGCCCGGCAGCACAAAAAAGAGAGTGAATGA
- the dnaJ gene encoding molecular chaperone DnaJ — translation MKRDYYDILGVSRTASPEEIKKAYRKLALKYHPDRNPGDKEAEERFKEAAEAYEVLQDPEKRRVYDLHGHDGMAGMGFSGFSRQEDIFSAFSDLFEDIFGFSTGRRHQGSGLRPEQGADLRYDLSISFEEAARGADKEIEITRLESCQECLGSGLRPGTQPTVCHLCGGRGQVIRAEGFFRIATTCPNCHGRGVIITNPCNACGGQGRIREKRRVKIRIPAGADDGARLRLRGEGEAGVRGGPRGDLYIILHVEPHEFLERRGNDLHCRIQISMTQAALGDEIEVLTLDGPHKLKIPAGVQSGETLRLKGLGVPDLRGLGTGDQVIEVAVLTPTRLTERQKELLREFASLEKEKDEGGIFRRFFKRFEGHEMAGKKEGAI, via the coding sequence ATGAAAAGGGACTATTACGACATATTGGGTGTCTCGAGGACCGCCTCTCCTGAAGAAATTAAAAAGGCCTACAGGAAACTGGCCCTTAAGTACCATCCCGACAGAAATCCTGGCGACAAGGAGGCTGAAGAGAGGTTTAAAGAGGCCGCCGAGGCCTATGAGGTACTTCAAGACCCGGAAAAACGCAGGGTGTATGACCTTCATGGACACGATGGCATGGCCGGAATGGGTTTCAGCGGTTTCAGCCGCCAGGAAGACATCTTTAGCGCGTTCAGCGACCTCTTTGAGGATATCTTCGGTTTCTCGACCGGTCGCCGCCATCAAGGATCTGGATTAAGGCCTGAACAAGGGGCGGATCTGAGATACGATCTCTCCATCTCTTTTGAAGAGGCGGCAAGGGGCGCAGATAAAGAAATAGAGATAACAAGGCTTGAATCCTGTCAAGAATGCCTGGGAAGCGGACTCAGGCCAGGTACCCAGCCGACGGTCTGCCATCTCTGCGGCGGCAGGGGCCAGGTTATAAGGGCTGAGGGTTTCTTCAGGATTGCAACCACCTGCCCGAATTGTCATGGCAGAGGCGTTATTATAACAAACCCATGCAATGCATGCGGTGGGCAGGGCAGGATCCGCGAGAAACGCAGGGTGAAGATAAGAATCCCGGCAGGGGCTGACGACGGCGCCAGACTTAGGCTCCGTGGAGAAGGCGAAGCTGGGGTCAGAGGCGGCCCAAGGGGAGATCTATACATTATACTCCATGTCGAACCACATGAATTCCTTGAGAGACGTGGAAACGACCTGCACTGCCGGATACAGATCTCCATGACGCAGGCGGCCCTTGGAGACGAGATCGAGGTGCTCACCTTGGATGGTCCCCACAAACTCAAGATACCGGCCGGCGTCCAATCCGGGGAGACATTAAGGCTCAAGGGGCTAGGCGTCCCTGACCTTAGGGGTCTAGGAACAGGAGACCAGGTCATCGAGGTAGCGGTTCTGACCCCGACAAGACTCACAGAAAGACAGAAGGAACTGCTCAGGGAATTCGCGTCGCTGGAGAAAGAAAAGGATGAGGGTGGTATATTTAGGAGGTTTTTCAAGAGGTTTGAAGGCCATGAGATGGCAGGTAAAAAGGAGGGGGCGATTTGA
- a CDS encoding inositol monophosphatase family protein, translated as MTNEKEGILIYEDPDAAHSLLKTAEQAALKAGKVLKSLFGRIKDIRHKGRIDLVTEADVASERVIIEVLKSTHPGIPVLSEETNPEYRSASKDDFFWIVDPLDGTTNFAHAFPWFGVSIALASGDKVILGIIHCPVQQETFSASLGKGAWLNGRPIKVSNTPTIEDALLATGFPYDVQEDAADVMAAFKAVVTKVQGVRRAGAAALDLAYVACGRFDGFWEIKLKPWDTAAGKLLVEEAGGKVTDFRGSVYSPFMQEIMATNGLIHRELGNILMPFSQHLKRGVTCMTA; from the coding sequence ATGACAAACGAAAAAGAGGGGATTCTAATATACGAAGACCCTGATGCCGCCCATTCCCTCTTGAAAACAGCGGAACAGGCTGCATTGAAGGCGGGAAAGGTCCTTAAATCCCTATTCGGCCGCATCAAGGATATACGACACAAGGGCAGGATAGATCTTGTCACAGAAGCAGATGTCGCATCGGAAAGGGTCATAATTGAGGTATTAAAATCAACCCACCCTGGCATCCCGGTCCTTTCTGAGGAGACAAACCCCGAGTATCGTTCAGCCTCAAAAGACGACTTCTTTTGGATAGTCGATCCGCTGGATGGGACCACCAATTTCGCCCATGCCTTTCCATGGTTCGGTGTGTCCATTGCCCTTGCCAGCGGGGACAAGGTCATCCTGGGCATAATCCACTGTCCGGTCCAACAAGAGACGTTCTCGGCAAGCCTCGGCAAAGGGGCGTGGCTCAACGGCCGACCAATCAAGGTCTCAAATACGCCTACCATTGAAGACGCCCTTTTGGCCACCGGGTTCCCTTATGATGTCCAGGAAGACGCTGCAGATGTAATGGCCGCATTCAAGGCCGTAGTAACAAAGGTCCAGGGGGTAAGGAGGGCCGGGGCGGCAGCCCTTGACCTCGCCTATGTGGCATGTGGCAGATTCGACGGTTTTTGGGAGATAAAACTGAAACCATGGGATACCGCCGCAGGTAAACTCCTCGTGGAAGAGGCCGGCGGCAAGGTAACCGATTTCAGGGGCAGCGTCTATTCACCTTTCATGCAGGAGATAATGGCAACAAACGGCCTGATACACAGGGAATTAGGCAACATCCTCATGCCTTTCAGCCAACATCTAAAAAGAGGCGTCACCTGCATGACAGCTTGA
- a CDS encoding GGDEF domain-containing response regulator, which produces MSDMSDELLQEEDRLLIVDDDEAILRLLRDFLSEIGLPCSLARDGLQAIVSMERVPAAVIVTDLLMPNMNGLELTSKVKARWPDTDIIVMTGFTKDFRYTDVIKAGASDFIQKPFSLDEFEAKLLRLMKERALRHKLEQLSLRDTLTDLYNRRFFDQRLEEEAERAARQGYGLYLAIVDIDNFKALNDQKGHEFGDKVLISLGEVLKSSIRNSVDTPCRIGGDEFAVILPQVGAKEAEMIAERIRRNYLNYKDRGETTLSVGVAGFKKTSQRLRDDVTSLIHEADEAMYVAKKTGGDKVVAKDVTGGSNSKRSKAETVAIASKISSPPPPPISYDIGVAVAILSFIYSSSIFL; this is translated from the coding sequence ATGTCCGATATGTCTGATGAATTGTTGCAAGAAGAAGACCGCCTACTGATAGTAGATGATGATGAAGCGATCTTACGGCTTTTAAGGGATTTTTTGAGCGAAATCGGTCTTCCTTGCAGCCTGGCAAGGGACGGTCTCCAAGCTATAGTCTCGATGGAGCGGGTACCGGCAGCCGTTATAGTCACGGATCTATTGATGCCCAATATGAATGGTCTTGAGCTCACAAGCAAGGTTAAGGCAAGGTGGCCCGATACAGATATAATCGTTATGACCGGCTTTACAAAAGATTTTAGATATACAGACGTAATAAAGGCAGGAGCAAGCGACTTTATTCAGAAGCCGTTCAGTCTTGATGAATTCGAGGCCAAATTGTTGAGATTGATGAAGGAGAGGGCGTTAAGGCACAAGCTTGAGCAGCTCTCATTAAGAGACACCCTTACCGATTTGTATAACCGACGTTTCTTTGACCAAAGGCTTGAGGAGGAGGCTGAAAGGGCGGCTAGACAAGGTTATGGCCTTTATCTTGCGATTGTCGATATAGACAATTTCAAGGCATTGAATGATCAGAAAGGTCATGAGTTTGGCGACAAGGTTTTGATCTCTCTGGGGGAGGTGTTAAAAAGCTCCATTCGGAATTCCGTAGATACACCTTGCCGGATCGGCGGCGACGAATTTGCAGTTATACTGCCTCAAGTAGGTGCTAAAGAGGCGGAGATGATAGCTGAACGTATACGCAGGAACTATCTCAATTACAAAGATAGGGGCGAGACCACCCTAAGTGTCGGGGTGGCCGGGTTCAAAAAGACGTCGCAGAGGCTGAGAGACGATGTAACCAGCTTGATACACGAGGCCGATGAGGCCATGTATGTGGCTAAGAAGACTGGCGGCGACAAGGTGGTTGCTAAGGACGTTACAGGCGGTTCAAACTCGAAGCGTTCAAAGGCGGAGACTGTTGCAATTGCGAGCAAAATAAGTTCCCCCCCCCCCCCCCCGATTAGCTATGACATAGGGGTTGCCGTTGCCATTTTGAGCTTTATATACTCTTCAAGTATCTTTTTATGA
- a CDS encoding NUDIX domain-containing protein, which produces MSTFREITCPRCQEKIKIHANPIPTVDIIIETAGGIVLIERKNPPFGWAIPGGFVDYGECVEAAAIREALEETGLKIRLKTLLGVYSNPDRDPRMHTISTVFIAEAQGEPQAGDDARSTEIFPLNNFPTDLAFDHKKILEEYIKLKMATATPMS; this is translated from the coding sequence ATGTCCACATTCCGAGAAATCACCTGCCCAAGGTGCCAAGAAAAGATAAAGATCCACGCAAACCCCATCCCGACCGTAGATATAATCATAGAGACCGCGGGGGGGATAGTCCTTATCGAACGAAAGAACCCGCCTTTTGGCTGGGCCATACCTGGGGGCTTTGTAGATTACGGCGAATGCGTGGAGGCGGCTGCAATAAGAGAGGCCCTTGAGGAGACTGGCCTAAAAATAAGGCTCAAGACCCTTCTAGGCGTCTATTCAAACCCAGACCGGGATCCTCGAATGCACACAATCAGCACGGTATTCATAGCAGAGGCCCAAGGTGAGCCACAGGCTGGAGACGATGCAAGATCAACCGAGATCTTCCCTCTCAACAACTTCCCTACCGACCTTGCTTTTGATCATAAAAAGATACTTGAAGAGTATATAAAGCTCAAAATGGCAACGGCAACCCCTATGTCATAG
- the dksA gene encoding RNA polymerase-binding protein DksA: MDKAQLEHFRKILQQKLNELLGEADRTIDEMTGMDENFPDPTDRASVESDRNFELRIRDRERKLIKKIQKALEKIDNGTYGICEKCGEEISIGRLEARPVTTLCIECKSKEEREEKARGL; this comes from the coding sequence GTGGATAAGGCTCAACTTGAACATTTCCGCAAGATACTTCAGCAAAAACTGAACGAGCTCCTGGGCGAGGCGGACAGGACTATCGATGAGATGACCGGTATGGACGAAAACTTTCCTGACCCGACCGACAGGGCATCCGTTGAATCAGACCGCAATTTTGAATTACGCATAAGAGATAGGGAGAGAAAACTCATAAAAAAGATACAAAAGGCCCTTGAGAAAATAGACAACGGCACCTATGGAATATGCGAAAAGTGCGGGGAGGAGATCAGCATCGGCCGTCTTGAGGCTAGACCGGTAACCACACTGTGTATAGAATGCAAATCCAAAGAGGAACGGGAAGAAAAGGCTAGAGGCCTTTAA
- the moaC gene encoding cyclic pyranopterin monophosphate synthase MoaC: MSNSGFSHLDKKGRACMVDVSHKTATQREAVASGRVMLGEKAFNALTENGVPKGDVLAVARVAGIMAAKKVDALIPLCHPLPLSSIEIDFTLDPIESSVVIQAKVKTNGVTGVEMEALTSVSVAALTIYDMCKALEKGIVIREIRLESKSGGKSGAWKR, translated from the coding sequence TTGAGCAATTCGGGCTTTTCACATCTGGACAAAAAGGGACGGGCCTGCATGGTCGATGTGAGCCACAAGACCGCAACGCAACGGGAGGCCGTGGCCTCCGGTAGGGTTATGCTGGGGGAAAAGGCATTCAATGCCCTTACCGAAAACGGCGTACCAAAAGGAGATGTCTTGGCCGTGGCTAGGGTGGCAGGAATAATGGCCGCCAAGAAGGTGGACGCGCTGATCCCCCTTTGTCACCCCCTGCCGCTTAGTTCGATCGAGATCGATTTTACCCTTGATCCAATTGAATCTTCAGTAGTAATACAGGCTAAGGTAAAGACAAATGGCGTCACAGGGGTGGAGATGGAGGCACTGACCTCAGTTTCCGTCGCTGCACTTACAATCTATGATATGTGCAAGGCCTTAGAAAAAGGTATAGTCATAAGGGAAATACGTCTTGAATCCAAATCGGGCGGGAAGAGCGGCGCCTGGAAGAGATGA
- the rpoZ gene encoding DNA-directed RNA polymerase subunit omega, with protein MARITVEDCLEKVRDRFSLVYLAVERVKQLRKGAAPLVQCKNKEIVTALREIAAGKVTYENLDELGREAEEQRAYKSFQPEAFLSETPQ; from the coding sequence ATGGCCAGGATAACAGTTGAAGACTGCCTTGAGAAGGTAAGGGATCGGTTCTCGCTTGTATATCTCGCTGTAGAGAGGGTCAAACAGCTCAGAAAGGGTGCTGCACCCCTCGTGCAATGCAAAAACAAGGAAATCGTCACCGCCCTTAGGGAAATAGCAGCCGGCAAGGTGACCTATGAAAATCTAGACGAACTTGGCCGCGAGGCAGAAGAACAAAGGGCCTACAAGAGTTTTCAGCCAGAGGCCTTTCTGTCCGAAACGCCTCAATAA
- the mnmE gene encoding tRNA uridine-5-carboxymethylaminomethyl(34) synthesis GTPase MnmE produces MNDLFKEEDTIAAIATPVGTGGIGIIRISGTSSLDILRKIFRPKRAGSSIESHRLYYGHAIDPRDGIVIDEILAVFMKAPNTYTREDTVELHCHGGRAVSKHLLEAVTGLGARIAEPGEFTKRAYLNGRIDLSQAEAVLEIVQAKTEKERSLAAAALEGALTSRIEAVRQIIIQTLAHIEAVIDFPEDEIRPFDANTMLTNLMEQAISPLSSLLDAYSHSRILREGARIALVGRPNVGKSSLFNAMLGSCRVIVSPIPGTTRDTIEETLELEGVSVTLVDTAGINKDSRDPIEAIGMGLSLEEIKRADLTIAVFDTSRDITEEDMALMDILPTGRPLIAALNKADIVCRPDLERIKEAVSARLAARDTEAGLVITSASDAQGLHELKREIIRLLLKDSSNIQGVPVFIPNIRQKNAIEQATAAIQRACGNLKDRAPEELIAIDLNDALKKLNEVLGIEMGQEILDEIFSRFCIGK; encoded by the coding sequence GTGAATGACCTCTTTAAAGAAGAAGATACCATTGCAGCTATAGCAACCCCTGTTGGCACAGGCGGGATAGGGATTATAAGAATAAGCGGAACGTCCAGTCTGGATATACTCCGCAAGATATTCAGACCAAAAAGGGCCGGTTCATCCATCGAATCCCACCGCCTTTATTACGGACACGCCATAGATCCGAGAGATGGCATAGTAATAGACGAAATACTCGCTGTCTTTATGAAGGCACCCAACACCTACACGAGAGAAGATACGGTCGAACTCCATTGCCACGGGGGGCGGGCGGTATCGAAACATCTCCTGGAGGCGGTAACAGGTCTTGGCGCCAGGATTGCGGAACCAGGGGAGTTTACAAAAAGGGCCTATCTAAACGGCAGGATTGACCTTTCCCAGGCGGAGGCGGTCCTGGAAATCGTCCAAGCAAAGACCGAAAAAGAACGCAGCCTTGCTGCAGCCGCGCTCGAAGGGGCGTTGACCAGCCGGATAGAGGCGGTCAGACAGATAATAATCCAGACGCTCGCTCATATAGAGGCTGTGATCGACTTCCCTGAAGATGAAATCAGACCCTTTGACGCCAACACTATGCTGACGAATCTCATGGAACAGGCCATTTCACCGCTCAGCAGCCTCCTGGATGCCTACAGCCATAGTCGGATCCTACGGGAAGGTGCAAGGATCGCCCTTGTCGGCAGGCCCAATGTCGGCAAATCGAGCCTCTTCAACGCCATGCTCGGCTCATGTCGGGTCATAGTAAGCCCGATTCCTGGCACCACTAGAGACACGATCGAAGAGACCCTAGAGCTAGAGGGCGTATCCGTGACGCTAGTCGATACGGCCGGCATAAATAAAGACAGCCGCGATCCTATTGAGGCTATAGGCATGGGGCTTTCTTTGGAGGAGATCAAGAGGGCCGATCTCACAATCGCCGTCTTTGATACAAGCCGCGACATTACGGAAGAAGATATGGCGCTCATGGACATATTGCCGACTGGTAGACCCCTGATTGCAGCGTTGAACAAGGCCGATATCGTCTGCCGACCGGATCTGGAACGGATCAAAGAGGCAGTGAGCGCCAGGCTGGCAGCAAGGGACACTGAGGCAGGCCTTGTGATAACCTCGGCGTCGGATGCACAAGGACTCCATGAGCTTAAAAGAGAAATCATAAGGCTACTGCTCAAGGACTCGAGTAACATCCAAGGCGTACCTGTTTTTATCCCGAACATCAGGCAAAAAAACGCCATCGAACAGGCGACGGCCGCCATCCAAAGGGCGTGCGGCAATCTTAAAGACAGGGCCCCGGAAGAGCTGATAGCCATTGACCTAAACGACGCCCTCAAAAAACTGAACGAGGTGCTTGGAATAGAGATGGGGCAGGAGATACTTGACGAGATATTCAGCCGTTTCTGTATTGGAAAATAA